AATTCTTTCTAAAACTCGACCTTCGCCGACACTCGGTCTCGTTAAGAAAGACTAAGCACGACGAAATATGCCTCACTCCGTCCAAGGACGGATTGGCCCTATTTCGTTTTCGATTTTCGATGTACAGGGGGTGTTACAGGAGATGCTTTTCCGCAAGCAGTGATCGGGGATCCACGTAATGGAGCTCGAAATTGCAGGGCTCCTCACCAAGGCCCAGGGCAATGCAGAGCAACTGGGTGAAATAGAAAACTGGAATTGGCTTGAAGTCGCCGTACCTCTTCCCCACCTCTTTCTGTCTTCTGTCCAGGTTGAAGTGGCACAGAGGACACGTGGTGGATATTGCATCGGCTCCACGTTTGACCGCGGAGGAAAGAATCCTGTAGGCGTGTTCGACGACCAGGTCTACATCCACCACCGTGTGATAGGTGCCACAGCACTCAGTCTTGTATGGGTCGTCAACCACCTGGGCTCCCGTAGCGCTTAACAGCTCCTCCATTATCGTGGGATTCTCCTGACTGTCGAGTGCTATCTCTTTCGGCCTCAGAAGAAGGCACCCATAGTAGGGAGCTATTTTCAAAGAGGAAAGAGGCTTGGATATTTTCTCGGCCATATTACCGAACCCAACCTCATCTCTTATCGCCTCCAGAAGGTGGAGAACCGCCACGTCCCCTTCATAGTCAGGTTCCTCATACATGAAGCTGTTTATCTTGCCCTTCTTCTCTTCATCATTCCTGATTATGTTGTTGACCGACTTTTGAGTATTGTAACAGATCGAACAGAGAGTCACAAAACGGTCGTACCCACTCTCCTTTGCTCTTATGAGGTTTCTCACTGCGGCCAGGTTGTTGATTATGTTATCGTTTGCCAGAGAGTGGACTGTACCGCAGCAGTTCCATCTCTCGAGTTCGACGAGTTCCAGACCAAGGGCTTTTGCTGCTGCTATGGCCGACATTTCAAGCCCTGTGCCTGTAGTCTTGAGAGTGCATCCGGGGTAGTATGCGATTTTGATACTTGATTGTTTAGCTTCTGTCTCCTGCTGGGGAGTCTGAAGTGTTGATTCCGGGCTCATGGCTTATCCTGTGAACTTTCTAAGGCAGCTCACTATTCCGGCCTGTGGAAGGCCCTCAAAGGTCTTCTCATCAATCTCATACGGTTTCACCTTGTCCACGTTCGCCCTGAGGATTATCTGCCTGGCTGCCTCCATCACTTTTGCAACATCAATCCCCTTGGGACACCTCGACTCGCAAGTGAAACAACTGTCACACACCCAGATGGTCCTGCTGGCAAGGACTTCATCCTTCTCGCCTATCTGGAGAAGCCTTATTATCTGGTTCGGCAGTATGTCCATCGAATCGACACTGGGGCAACCCGCTGAGCACTTTCCACACTGGAAGCACTTAGAAATCTGCTCACCACTGATTTCTTCAATCCTGGCTATGACTTCATCTCTCAGCTTTTTGCGTGATATCCTTACTCTCATAGTCTTTCGGTCCTGCCCGCATCCCTGTAGACCAAGGTCACCTACATGGCATGGTCTAGAACAACGATCTGGCTCTCGTCTTCCAGGTGCGCAAACTCCATTTCCGGGGAACCCTGTCTCTTCACCCCTTCTTTCCCCTCGAGAAACTTCTCCACACCGTCGATGTCAAAACCAAGCTTCTCAGTCTTGTAGTGCATGGGTATCACGAGCTTCGGCTGAAGGGCTTTGACGACCGTGGTTGCTTGCTCGGCATCTATCGTATAGAGGCCACCCACAGGAACGAACAGAATATCGACTTTCCCGATATCTGCGATCTCTTCCTCTGAGAGCGTGTGGCCCAGATCCCCAAGATGGCAGACTGTCAGGCCATCTGCTTCGAAGAGGAAAATGGTGTTGTCCCCTCTTTCTCTGCCCCGACATTCGTCGTGATACGTGGCAACGCCCTTGAACTTGAATCCTTTTGCCTCATTGTCTCCTGCGCCCTTCAGAACCACAGGATCGCCGGGCAGGGAACTCACGTCGTTGTGATCCTCGTGGTCATGGCTGATGAGCACAATGTCTGCATGTTCATGTATTTTCTTGTAGCGCACGGCGCCGCCGTATGAACCGGATTTGTACGGATCTGTCAGAATTTTGTGTCCCGACTTTGGCGTAATCAGGAACGAGGCATGTCCGAGCCACTTTATCTTCATCGCCCCCCCCTATAGATCTGACAGTACAGAGACCCTCTTTCTCTTTCTATCCATTCGCCCGTACTGGACGTATCCATCTATTTTGGCAAACAGCGTGTCGTCGCCGCCCTTACCTACGTTTGTCCCTGGATGAATTCTTGTTCCCCTCTGTCTCACCAGGATAGAACCGGCCGTAACAAACTCGCCGCCATAGGCCTTAACACCCAGCATCTTTGCATTGCTGTCCCGGCCATTTCTGCTGGACCCCATTCCTTTTTTGTGTGCCATGTGACTATCACTCCTTTTCTTTTTTTCTTCTCAGCCGACCGATTACCCGTCTTGTCGTCTTCTTCTTCGCTTTGGTAGCCGGCTTAGCAGCCACCTTCCTGCGAGACCGTACCTTCTTTGCAACCTTCTTTTTCCTCACAGGTTTTGCTCTTGCCGTGGCAGGCTTGGTTTTCTCAGCCGCAACTGCTGCTATCTTTTTTCTTGTTACTTTCTTCTTAGGAGCCTTCTTCTTCTCCACCTTGGGTACAGTCTTTTCTTTCAGGACCTTTGGTGCAGCTTCTTCTTTTAAGATCTTTGGCGCAAGGATTTCCGTGATGAGTAATTCCGAATAGTCCTGCCTGTGACCTCTTTTCCTCCTGTAATTCTTTCTTCTCTTGAATTTATAGACTATGATCTTTTCGTGTTTGGCATGAATCAACAGCTTGGCCTTTACCTGAGCCTCCTTCACATAAGGTGAACCTACGTGAAAGTTGCCTCCGTCACTCAAGGCCAGAACTTTGTCCAGACGGACCTCAGATCCAGGCTCGGCATCCAGCTTCGGGATACGGATGCGCGAGTCCTTCTCGACCTTGAACTGCATACCTCCTGATTCCACAATAGCATACACTGTTATTCTCCGGTTGATTCTGGTTCTTCTTGTATGGGCTCAAGGGGCACCAGTCCCTCCTCAGCAGGGGCAAAGGGACCTCTTTGCATTTCTCCTTCCACTGCGCTGCGTGGAGCCCTCCTGGACGCGGATATCAAAGTAAGAGACAAAGAAGTCAGCATAAACAAGACTGCGAACACGACAGTCGCCTTGGCAAGCACGGGTGTTGCACCTCTGCCCCCGAACACCGACTGCGAACCTCCGCCTCCAAATACGCCGGAGAGGCCTCCACCTTTTCCGCGCTGCAGTAGAGTGACTATGACCAGACATGCGGACACCAGAATATGGATTGGAAGCACGATAGAAAACACTATGCAATGACCTCCAACGACTTCTCGATTATTTCAAGAAATGACTCGGCCTCAAGGCTTGCTCCTCCAACGAGAAAACCATCTATATCGGCCTCTTTCATCAGGATAGAGGCATTGTCTCGTTTCACGCTCCCACCGTATTGGATTCTCAGCAATTGTGATATCTCCTCATCATAGAGTTCCTTGAGAAGAGACCTTATGAACGAATGAACCTCCTGGGCCTGTCCAGGTGTTGCCGTCTTCCCGGTCCCGATTGCCCAAACAGGTTCATAAGCAACCACTACAGACCTTACTTCACTGGTGGAGATCCCAACCATACATTCTCTGATTTGCCCTCCCACCACAGCTTCCATCTTCCCCGCTTCTCTCTGCTTGAGAAGTTCACCGACACAGAGAATCGTCTTCAACCCGACTGAGAGAGAACTCTTTAGCTTTTTGTTTACGGTGTGGTTGGTCTCTCCGAAGTATTGTCTCCTTTCGGAGTGCCCGATTATAGCATAGTCGCAA
This genomic interval from candidate division TA06 bacterium contains the following:
- a CDS encoding heterodisulfide reductase, subunit B, whose amino-acid sequence is MKIAYYPGCTLKTTGTGLEMSAIAAAKALGLELVELERWNCCGTVHSLANDNIINNLAAVRNLIRAKESGYDRFVTLCSICYNTQKSVNNIIRNDEEKKGKINSFMYEEPDYEGDVAVLHLLEAIRDEVGFGNMAEKISKPLSSLKIAPYYGCLLLRPKEIALDSQENPTIMEELLSATGAQVVDDPYKTECCGTYHTVVDVDLVVEHAYRILSSAVKRGADAISTTCPLCHFNLDRRQKEVGKRYGDFKPIPVFYFTQLLCIALGLGEEPCNFELHYVDPRSLLAEKHLL
- a CDS encoding 4Fe-4S dicluster domain-containing protein, with the protein product MRVRISRKKLRDEVIARIEEISGEQISKCFQCGKCSAGCPSVDSMDILPNQIIRLLQIGEKDEVLASRTIWVCDSCFTCESRCPKGIDVAKVMEAARQIILRANVDKVKPYEIDEKTFEGLPQAGIVSCLRKFTG
- a CDS encoding MBL fold metallo-hydrolase; translated protein: MKIKWLGHASFLITPKSGHKILTDPYKSGSYGGAVRYKKIHEHADIVLISHDHEDHNDVSSLPGDPVVLKGAGDNEAKGFKFKGVATYHDECRGRERGDNTIFLFEADGLTVCHLGDLGHTLSEEEIADIGKVDILFVPVGGLYTIDAEQATTVVKALQPKLVIPMHYKTEKLGFDIDGVEKFLEGKEGVKRQGSPEMEFAHLEDESQIVVLDHAM
- a CDS encoding 50S ribosomal protein L27, which gives rise to MAHKKGMGSSRNGRDSNAKMLGVKAYGGEFVTAGSILVRQRGTRIHPGTNVGKGGDDTLFAKIDGYVQYGRMDRKRKRVSVLSDL
- the rplU gene encoding 50S ribosomal protein L21, whose translation is MQFKVEKDSRIRIPKLDAEPGSEVRLDKVLALSDGGNFHVGSPYVKEAQVKAKLLIHAKHEKIIVYKFKRRKNYRRKRGHRQDYSELLITEILAPKILKEEAAPKVLKEKTVPKVEKKKAPKKKVTRKKIAAVAAEKTKPATARAKPVRKKKVAKKVRSRRKVAAKPATKAKKKTTRRVIGRLRRKKEKE
- the secG gene encoding preprotein translocase subunit SecG; the protein is MVFSIVLPIHILVSACLVIVTLLQRGKGGGLSGVFGGGGSQSVFGGRGATPVLAKATVVFAVLFMLTSLSLTLISASRRAPRSAVEGEMQRGPFAPAEEGLVPLEPIQEEPESTGE
- a CDS encoding triose-phosphate isomerase; protein product: MRTPIIFGNWKMNKTIGEARELAGSIARKIATDRIEIGVAPPFTSLTAVRDSIKGSSIHLAAQNVYWEMEGAFTGEISPKFAVDSGCDYAIIGHSERRQYFGETNHTVNKKLKSSLSVGLKTILCVGELLKQREAGKMEAVVGGQIRECMVGISTSEVRSVVVAYEPVWAIGTGKTATPGQAQEVHSFIRSLLKELYDEEISQLLRIQYGGSVKRDNASILMKEADIDGFLVGGASLEAESFLEIIEKSLEVIA